The following proteins are encoded in a genomic region of Oryza brachyantha chromosome 11, ObraRS2, whole genome shotgun sequence:
- the LOC102713137 gene encoding adenine/guanine permease AZG2, translating to MKSSSPWHKLADAEAAVNRAVAATRVGRYFKLEARKSSFTKELRAGAATFLTMAYIISVNAAILTDSGGPCTVGDCTPVVVGNSTATPGPECTVGSNPGYEQCLGRAKSDLIVATAVAAMAGSFAMGALANLPLGLAPGMGANAYFAYNMVGFHGSGSIPYGTALAGVMVEGIVFFALSAVGLRSRLARMIPRNIRLSTAVGIGLFLAFTGLQAHQGVGLVGASPSTLVTLAACSETDPATGACIGGTMRSPTFWLGAVGFLITATCLARDIKGAMIYGIVFVTVVSWIRGTAVTVFPDTAAGNAGFDYFKKVVDFHMIKTTAGQLSFGGLRHGNALLAVFTLLYVDVLATTGTMYSMAEYGGFTDGAGGFDGEYRAFLVDAGSTVLSAALGSTTVTTYIESTAGIREGGRTGVTAITVAACFLASLFFGPVLTSVPPWAVGPSLVLVGAMMMRVASDIEWADMKEAIPAFVTMALMPLTFSIANGIIAGLGVYVALHCYDWTRLAWRRASRVLDERRNQIAASSTSEAGGGGIPAAAAHEV from the coding sequence ATGAAGAGCTCGTCGCCGTGGCATaagctcgccgacgccgaggccgccgtcaaccgcgccgtggcggcgacCCGCGTCGGGAGGTACTTCAAGCTGGAGGCGCGCAAGAGCTCCTTCACCAAGGAgctccgcgccggcgccgccacgttCCTCACCATGGCCTACATCATCTCCGTCAACGCCGCCATCCTCACCGACTCCGGCGGGCCGTGCACCGTCGGCGACTGCACGCCCGTGGTCGTTGGCAACTCCACGGCCACGCCCGGGCCGGAGTGTACCGTGGGGTCTAACCCTGGGTACGAGCAGTGCCTTGGGCGCGCCAAGAGCGACCTGATCGTCGCCACGGCGGTGGCCGCCATGGCCGGGTCGTTCGCCATGGGCGCGCTCGCGAACCTCCCGCTGGGCCTTGCCCCCGGGATGGGCGCGAACGCCTACTTCGCGTACAACATGGTCGGCTTCCATGGCTCCGGTTCGATTCCTTACGGCACGGCGCTCGCCGGCGTGATGGTTGAGGGTATTGTGTTCTTCGCGCTGTCGGCCGTCGGGCTCCGGTCGAGGCTGGCGCGGATGATCCCCCGCAACATCCGCCTCTCCACGGCGGTCGGCATCGGCCTGTTCCTGGCGTTCACGGGGCTTCAGGCTCACCAGGGCGTCGGGCTCGTCGGCGCCAGCCCGTCGACGCTGGTCACGCTCGCCGCGTGCTCGGAGACCGACCCGGCCACCGGCGCCTGCATCGGTGGCACCATGCGGAGCCCGACGTTCTGGCTCGGCGCCGTCGGCTTCCTCATCACGGCCACCTGCCTAGCCAGGGACATCAAGGGCGCCATGATCTACGGCATCGTGTTCGTCACCGTCGTGTCGTGGATCAGGGGCACCGCAGTGACGGTGTTCCCGgacacggcggcggggaaTGCCGGCTTCGACTACTTCAAGAAGGTGGTGGACTTCCACATGATCAAGACCACCGCCGGGCAGCTCAGCTTCGGCGGCCTACGCCACGGCAACGCGCTGCTTGCCGTGTTCACGCTCCTCTACGTCGACGTCCTCGCCACGACGGGGACAATGTACTCCATGGCCGAGTACGGCGGGTTcacggacggcgccggcgggttCGACGGCGAGTACAGAGCGTtcctcgtcgacgccggcTCGACGGTGCTGAGCGCCGCGCTCGGGAGCACCACGGTGACGACCTACATCGAGTCGACGGCGGGGATCCGCGAGGGTGGCCGGACGGGTGTCACCGCCATCACCGTCGCGGCGTGCTTCCTGGCGTCGCTCTTCTTCGGGCCCGTGCTGACGAGCGTCCCGCCGTGGGCCGTGGGCCCGTCGCTGGTGCTCGTCGGCGCCATGATGATGCGCGTGGCCAGCGACATCGAGTGGGCGGACATGAAGGAGGCCATCCCGGCGTTCGTCACCATGGCGCTGATGCCGCTCACCTTCTCGATCGCCAACGGCATCATCGCCGGCCTGGGCGTCTACGTGGCGCTGCACTGCTACGACTGGACCAGGCTCGCGTGGCGCAGGGCGAGCAGGGTGCTCGACGAGCGGCGCAACCAgatcgccgcctcctccaccagcgaggccggaggaggtggcatcccggcggcggcggcgcacgaggTGTGA